AACAGCGCGGCCTTTAACGACTATGCGCCCAATGGGTTACAGGTTGAAGGGCGCGATGAGGTGCGAAAAATCATCACCGGCGTAACGGCCAGCCAGGCGCTATTGGATGAGGCGGTGCGTTTACAGGCGGATGCGGTCATGGTGCATCACGGCTACTTCTGGAAAAATGAAGCGCCGGTGATTAAAGGCATGAAGCGTCGTCGTCTACGCACGCTGCTGGCGAACGATATTAACCTCTATGGCTGGCACCTGCCGCTGGACGCCCATCCGCACTTAGGCAATAACGCGCAGCTGGCGCAGGCGCTGGAGATTACCGTACAGGGTGAAGTGCAGCCGCTGGTGCCCTGGGGCGAACTCAACGAAAGCCTGAGCGGCGAGCAGCTGGCGCAGCGTATTGCCCGCGTATTAGGACGTCAGCCGTTGCAC
This Mixta hanseatica DNA region includes the following protein-coding sequences:
- a CDS encoding type 2 GTP cyclohydrolase I yields the protein MNNFELEQIVNQQLNSAAFNDYAPNGLQVEGRDEVRKIITGVTASQALLDEAVRLQADAVMVHHGYFWKNEAPVIKGMKRRRLRTLLANDINLYGWHLPLDAHPHLGNNAQLAQALEITVQGEVQPLVPWGELNESLSGEQLAQRIARVLGRQPLHCGDNAPQQIRRIAWCSGGGQSFIDSAADFGVDAFITGEVSEQTIHSARENGLHFFAAGHHATERGGIRALGEWLAAHHQLDVTFIDIDNPA